One window from the genome of Planctomycetota bacterium encodes:
- a CDS encoding DinB family protein yields the protein MPADPPTKTDLLELFATFRGDGLGFWRAIDPADFWTRPGGAWSPADNVRHLTISAAPVARALRIPRVILRALFGMATRPSRTWHALRSAYLDRLAKGGSAGPYAPPPVAPPADLAAGQRRLIGECEATVLSLVRAITAWGDDALDRYRLPHPLIGKLTLREMLVFTLFHFDHHRDNVARRLAGQEPRR from the coding sequence ATGCCCGCCGACCCACCGACCAAGACCGACCTGCTCGAGCTCTTTGCCACGTTCCGCGGCGACGGACTGGGGTTCTGGCGGGCCATCGATCCAGCCGACTTCTGGACGCGGCCCGGCGGTGCCTGGTCTCCGGCCGACAACGTCCGTCACCTCACGATCTCGGCGGCCCCCGTGGCCCGGGCGCTGCGCATCCCGCGCGTGATCCTCCGCGCGCTGTTTGGCATGGCCACCCGACCATCGCGTACGTGGCACGCGCTCCGCTCGGCCTATCTCGACCGCCTCGCCAAGGGTGGCTCAGCCGGGCCCTACGCCCCTCCGCCGGTCGCGCCGCCAGCCGATCTGGCGGCCGGGCAGCGGCGGCTCATCGGTGAGTGCGAGGCCACGGTGCTGAGCCTCGTGCGCGCCATCACCGCCTGGGGCGACGACGCGCTCGACCGCTACCGCCTGCCACATCCGCTGATCGGCAAGCTGACGCTCCGCGAGATGCTCGTGTTCACGCTGTTTCACTTCGACCACCACCGCGACAACGTCGCCCGGCGGCTGGCCGGCCAGGAGCCTCGTCGCTGA